One part of the Arthrobacter tumbae genome encodes these proteins:
- a CDS encoding YcnI family copper-binding membrane protein: MKTSVRRTLTAAAATTGLMGLGLAGAAAHVNITPDTTAAGAHALLTVSFSHDCEGSPTNKLTISLPEPLVDAKPEIVPGWTVEKVTETLDEPLTLDNGSSVTERVGQIVYTAETPVEDGYLQQFDMSVQLPESEGETLAFPVLQGCVEGETDWAEIPAEGEDPHSLEAPAPTITLTGAEEDGHAEEAATDTAATTEEADLESASASNDSSGASTVGYVGLGAGLLGLTAGVIALLRTRNAKA, from the coding sequence ATGAAAACTTCAGTTCGCCGTACCCTGACCGCAGCCGCCGCAACCACTGGCCTGATGGGCCTCGGCCTCGCAGGAGCGGCAGCGCACGTCAACATCACCCCTGACACCACGGCGGCGGGCGCACACGCCCTGCTGACTGTGTCTTTCTCGCACGACTGCGAGGGTTCGCCCACCAACAAGCTCACCATCTCCCTGCCGGAACCCCTGGTGGACGCCAAGCCGGAGATCGTTCCCGGCTGGACGGTGGAGAAGGTGACGGAGACGCTCGATGAGCCGCTGACCCTGGATAACGGAAGCAGCGTGACCGAGCGCGTCGGGCAGATCGTATACACAGCCGAGACCCCTGTGGAGGACGGCTACCTGCAGCAGTTCGACATGTCTGTTCAGCTGCCGGAGAGCGAGGGTGAGACGCTCGCGTTCCCCGTGCTGCAGGGCTGTGTGGAGGGCGAGACCGACTGGGCCGAGATTCCCGCCGAGGGCGAGGACCCGCACAGCCTCGAAGCTCCCGCGCCCACGATTACGCTGACTGGCGCGGAGGAGGACGGCCACGCGGAGGAGGCTGCAACCGACACGGCGGCAACTACGGAAGAAGCTGATTTGGAAAGTGCATCTGCCAGCAATGACTCTTCCGGCGCCTCCACCGTGGGCTACGTGGGACTCGGAGCCGGCCTGCTCGGGCTGACTGCCGGCGTTATCGCCCTTCTGCGGACGCGCAACGCCAAGGCGTAA
- a CDS encoding phosphoenolpyruvate carboxykinase (GTP): MGDSVRQPLLADRATDHDAATAAPTTHQGLLAWVEETAALTQPDRVYWVNGSVEENTQLTDELVSAGTFKRLNPELFPNSFAAFSDPADVARVEEQTFICSQNERDAGFTNNWMDPDQMKEKLRGLFAGSMRGRTMYVIPFVMGHLDAQSPKFGVEITDSAYVVTSMRIMATIGTKVLDRLTELDAEFVPALHSVGAPLEPGQQDVAWPCNEEKWIVHFPEERSIWSFGSGYGGNALLGKKCYALRIASVMARDEGWLAEHMLILKLTSPQNRTYYISAAFPSACGKTNLALLDPTIEGWKVETLGDDITWMRFGKEGELRAVNPEAGLFGVAPGTGWHTNPNAMRAIAKGNSIFTNVALTDDGGVWWEGMTEEVPAHLTDWQGNDWAPSSDDPAAHPNARFCTPIDQIDMLAEEFNDPEGVELSAILFGGRRKTTVPLVTQSRDWTNGIFMGSTLSSETTAAAAGAVGRVRRDPMAMLPFIGYDAGDYLSHWLRVSGQADQARLPKIFLVNWFRRTADGGFAWPGFGDNSRVLKWIIERLEGRADAVETPIGYVPAPDSLDVSGLDLTPEDVEQAVRVDADEWAAELEGIEQWYQQFGESLPAELSGELQRLKERFAL, from the coding sequence ATGGGCGATTCTGTGCGGCAGCCGTTGCTTGCTGACCGAGCGACTGACCACGATGCAGCAACAGCTGCACCAACAACTCACCAGGGACTGCTGGCCTGGGTCGAGGAGACTGCCGCGCTGACGCAGCCGGACCGGGTGTATTGGGTCAACGGATCTGTGGAGGAGAACACGCAGCTCACCGACGAGCTGGTCTCCGCAGGCACCTTCAAACGACTCAACCCCGAGCTCTTCCCCAACTCTTTCGCAGCGTTCTCGGACCCGGCCGATGTTGCCCGGGTCGAGGAGCAGACCTTCATCTGCTCGCAGAACGAGCGGGACGCCGGGTTCACCAACAACTGGATGGACCCGGACCAGATGAAGGAGAAGCTGCGCGGCCTGTTTGCCGGCTCCATGCGCGGCAGGACCATGTACGTGATCCCCTTTGTCATGGGCCACCTCGATGCGCAGAGCCCGAAGTTCGGCGTCGAGATCACGGACAGCGCCTACGTGGTTACTTCCATGCGAATCATGGCGACCATCGGGACCAAGGTTCTGGACCGGCTGACCGAACTCGATGCCGAGTTCGTTCCGGCCCTTCATTCAGTGGGTGCGCCGCTGGAGCCCGGGCAGCAGGACGTCGCGTGGCCGTGCAACGAGGAGAAGTGGATTGTGCACTTCCCGGAGGAGCGCTCAATCTGGTCATTCGGATCGGGCTACGGCGGAAACGCGCTGCTCGGCAAGAAGTGCTACGCCCTGCGCATTGCCTCGGTGATGGCGCGCGATGAGGGCTGGCTCGCTGAGCACATGCTCATCCTGAAGCTCACGTCGCCGCAGAACAGGACCTACTACATCTCCGCAGCGTTCCCGTCCGCCTGCGGCAAGACGAACCTCGCACTCCTCGACCCGACCATCGAGGGGTGGAAGGTCGAAACACTCGGGGACGACATCACGTGGATGCGTTTCGGGAAAGAGGGCGAGCTCCGTGCCGTGAATCCGGAGGCAGGGCTGTTCGGTGTGGCACCGGGCACAGGTTGGCACACCAACCCCAATGCCATGCGCGCGATCGCCAAGGGCAATTCCATCTTCACCAATGTGGCGCTGACCGACGACGGCGGTGTCTGGTGGGAGGGCATGACCGAGGAGGTGCCCGCACACCTGACGGACTGGCAGGGCAACGACTGGGCACCCTCATCGGATGACCCGGCTGCCCATCCCAATGCCCGGTTCTGCACGCCGATCGACCAGATCGACATGCTCGCCGAGGAGTTCAACGATCCCGAGGGTGTTGAGCTGTCGGCGATCCTTTTCGGCGGTCGGCGCAAGACCACTGTTCCCCTCGTGACCCAGTCACGCGATTGGACCAACGGCATCTTCATGGGCTCCACCCTGTCGTCGGAGACCACGGCCGCCGCTGCCGGAGCGGTTGGCAGGGTGCGCCGCGATCCGATGGCGATGCTGCCCTTCATTGGGTACGACGCCGGTGATTACCTGAGCCATTGGCTGAGAGTCAGCGGGCAGGCAGATCAGGCGCGGTTGCCGAAGATCTTCCTGGTCAACTGGTTCCGCCGCACAGCGGACGGTGGCTTTGCCTGGCCGGGCTTCGGTGACAATTCCCGGGTGCTCAAGTGGATCATCGAACGGCTCGAGGGCCGGGCCGATGCCGTTGAGACGCCGATCGGGTACGTGCCGGCGCCGGACTCCCTCGATGTGAGCGGGCTGGATCTCACTCCTGAAGACGTTGAGCAGGCGGTCCGGGTGGATGCCGACGAGTGGGCTGCCGAGCTGGAGGGCATCGAGCAGTGGTACCAGCAGTTCGGGGAGTCACTGCCCGCGGAGCTTTCCGGTGAACTGCAGCGGTTGAAGGAGCGGTTCGCGCTCTAG
- a CDS encoding winged helix-turn-helix domain-containing protein codes for MTVSSGYVHISLRNAQDRASLQRQTYGQRPGFPSYSQPAAPSYAPAYGQLKPVPTPADSANPITAPVPVVTPNGIPGPQAVTADTTARGFVLYVALDEDTAAEHDTTLSKLAQDVRAYVRTLVPGAQSHAAVALAPADAVGTDIDVVRQALGDPTVNRRPRSEQQPTPPPAPRPTGVLIDLSRREVHLDGDILNLTFKEFELLNYLVENASRTVGREELLSGLWRNADEVPNERTIDVHIRRLRSKLGRLANTVRTVRGQGYRFYEHPEVVVWAAPEYSI; via the coding sequence ATGACCGTTTCTTCCGGATACGTCCACATTTCCCTTCGCAACGCACAGGACCGCGCCAGTCTTCAGCGCCAGACTTACGGGCAGCGCCCGGGGTTTCCGAGCTACAGCCAACCGGCCGCACCGTCTTATGCGCCGGCCTACGGACAGTTGAAGCCAGTGCCCACACCTGCTGACTCTGCCAACCCCATTACTGCTCCGGTCCCGGTGGTCACTCCCAACGGGATTCCCGGACCGCAGGCGGTTACGGCGGACACCACCGCGCGGGGTTTCGTCCTCTACGTCGCGTTGGACGAGGACACCGCTGCTGAGCATGACACCACGCTGAGCAAGCTGGCACAGGACGTCCGCGCCTACGTCCGCACCCTTGTTCCCGGCGCTCAAAGCCACGCCGCCGTCGCGCTTGCTCCGGCTGACGCCGTCGGCACTGATATCGATGTTGTCCGACAGGCACTGGGTGATCCGACGGTGAACCGCCGTCCGCGCAGCGAACAGCAGCCCACCCCGCCGCCGGCCCCGCGCCCTACCGGCGTGCTGATCGACCTGTCCCGGCGCGAGGTGCACCTCGACGGTGACATCCTGAATCTGACGTTCAAGGAATTCGAACTCCTCAACTACCTGGTTGAGAATGCTTCCCGGACAGTTGGCCGTGAGGAGCTGCTCAGCGGGTTGTGGCGCAACGCCGACGAGGTTCCGAATGAGCGCACCATCGACGTGCACATCCGTCGCCTGCGCTCGAAGCTCGGCCGCCTGGCCAACACCGTGCGCACGGTTCGCGGGCAGGGTTACCGCTTCTACGAGCACCCTGAAGTTGTTGTGTGGGCCGCTCCGGAGTACTCCATCTAG
- the upp gene encoding uracil phosphoribosyltransferase — protein sequence MRVLVVDHPLVSHKLTVLRDKNTPSPVFRLLTEELVTLLAYEATRDVRVEPVQIETPVTTTVGTGLVKPTPLVVPILRAGLGMLEGMTRLVPTAEVGFLGMARNEETLEAITYAERLPDDLTGRQVFVLDPMLATGGTLREAIKFLFRRGAADVTCICLLAAPEGLEILKQELEGKNVTIVLASIDEKLNENAYIVPGLGDAGDRLYGVVG from the coding sequence ATGCGCGTTCTGGTTGTCGACCATCCCCTGGTGTCCCATAAATTGACGGTCCTGAGGGACAAGAACACTCCGTCGCCGGTCTTCCGGCTGCTCACGGAGGAACTGGTGACGCTGCTCGCCTATGAGGCCACCCGGGATGTGCGCGTTGAGCCCGTGCAGATCGAGACCCCGGTCACCACCACGGTCGGGACCGGGCTGGTCAAGCCGACGCCGCTCGTCGTTCCCATTCTTCGCGCAGGTCTGGGCATGCTCGAGGGAATGACCCGCCTGGTGCCTACCGCGGAAGTCGGTTTCCTGGGGATGGCCCGGAATGAAGAGACCCTTGAGGCGATTACCTACGCTGAACGACTCCCTGATGACCTCACCGGCCGCCAGGTGTTCGTCCTGGATCCCATGCTGGCGACCGGAGGAACCCTTCGCGAGGCCATCAAGTTCCTGTTCCGCCGCGGCGCAGCTGATGTCACCTGCATCTGCCTGCTTGCGGCACCCGAGGGACTCGAGATCCTCAAGCAGGAGCTGGAAGGCAAAAACGTCACCATCGTCCTTGCTTCCATCGACGAGAAGTTGAACGAGAACGCGTACATCGTGCCCGGCCTCGGCGACGCGGGAGACCGCCTCTACGGCGTCGTCGGCTAG
- a CDS encoding ester cyclase produces the protein MSSEINLKAQEKLGSIIADRQVDRLDEVFAQDVVDHDPAPDAARGVRGIIDFWVEFLTAFPDLELNPEVLMADEDKVTVVLTLAGTHQGPFQGIEPTGRSIRIRGIQVARFEEGLIVERWGSSDEAGILKQLGAA, from the coding sequence ATGTCAAGCGAAATCAATCTCAAGGCACAGGAAAAGCTCGGATCCATCATCGCGGACCGGCAGGTCGACCGGCTGGATGAAGTGTTCGCGCAGGACGTCGTGGACCACGATCCCGCGCCCGACGCAGCTCGGGGTGTTCGCGGCATCATCGACTTCTGGGTTGAATTCCTGACCGCTTTCCCGGACCTCGAGCTCAATCCTGAAGTGTTGATGGCCGACGAGGACAAGGTCACCGTAGTACTGACTCTCGCCGGCACACACCAGGGTCCGTTTCAAGGTATCGAACCAACCGGACGCAGCATCCGCATCCGCGGGATCCAGGTGGCCCGCTTCGAGGAAGGGCTGATCGTGGAACGCTGGGGCTCCTCTGATGAGGCAGGCATCCTCAAGCAGCTCGGCGCTGCTTAA
- a CDS encoding type 1 glutamine amidotransferase domain-containing protein, whose translation MKKILMVLTSVSEIGDTGEKTGYNVAEAAHPWKVFKDSGHFVDFASIKGGQPPRDEVDSEDPIQVAFTEDEVTRAGLYNTARVDVVDPDQYDAVYLVGGHGTMWDFPDSEGLQNLVASIYNAGGVVGAVCHGPAGLLNVELENGFRLVEGREVAAFTNDEEVAAGKDKVIPFFLADRLEEQGATHVSADVFAEKVMVDGRLVTGQNPASAAGVAKEMEKLLAEVIHQEKAEEQHDAEALRAEKDARKTASADTEH comes from the coding sequence ATGAAGAAAATTCTCATGGTACTGACCAGCGTTTCCGAGATCGGCGATACGGGAGAGAAGACCGGCTACAACGTCGCGGAGGCTGCGCATCCCTGGAAAGTCTTCAAGGATTCCGGGCATTTCGTCGACTTTGCGTCCATCAAGGGCGGCCAGCCCCCGCGTGATGAGGTGGATTCCGAGGACCCTATCCAGGTTGCCTTCACCGAGGACGAGGTCACGCGTGCCGGTCTCTACAACACTGCCCGCGTCGACGTCGTTGATCCTGACCAGTACGACGCCGTCTACCTCGTGGGCGGCCACGGCACCATGTGGGACTTCCCGGACAGCGAAGGGTTGCAGAACCTGGTGGCCAGCATCTACAACGCCGGCGGCGTGGTGGGCGCGGTCTGCCATGGACCGGCCGGCCTGCTGAACGTGGAACTGGAGAACGGGTTCCGCCTCGTCGAGGGCCGGGAGGTGGCCGCCTTCACCAACGACGAGGAGGTCGCCGCAGGGAAAGATAAGGTCATCCCGTTCTTTTTGGCGGACCGGCTTGAGGAACAGGGCGCCACCCACGTCTCTGCGGACGTCTTCGCGGAAAAGGTCATGGTCGATGGCCGGTTGGTGACCGGCCAGAATCCGGCCTCAGCTGCTGGAGTGGCCAAGGAAATGGAGAAGCTTTTGGCCGAGGTCATCCACCAGGAAAAGGCCGAGGAACAGCACGACGCGGAGGCTCTGCGCGCTGAGAAGGATGCCAGGAAGACCGCTTCGGCGGACACCGAGCACTGA
- a CDS encoding dihydrolipoyl dehydrogenase family protein: MSAEQTTDVIVIGAGAVGENAAARVIQGGLSAILVESELVGGECSYWACMPSKALLRPGSALHAARAVAGSREAVTGTLDAQEVLARRDEFTSHWDDSSQVEWVENTGIALVRGHARLTGERRVEVTTDDGATTLSARHAVVLATGSTPTVPPIDGLDGLDFWGTREATSAKEVPESLTVLGGGVSGTELAQAYARLGSAVTLVARSALLGSYPEPAARLVQKGLEHDGVTLHLNTGTESVAYDGGRFRVSLAGGTVVESEKLLVSTGRHPALTGLGVEELGLEPKHLDTDDSGQVSGHPWLYAVGDAAGKVLLTHQGKYEARMAGDAIVARAKGELQGPPERWGPFAATADTYAVPQVVFTDPEIAMAGRTLEAARKDGLNVSETSLELSVAGSSLHADGYAGWAQMVVDEDRLVLVGVTFAGPDVAELLHAATIAIAGEVPLHRLWHAVPAYPTISEVWLRLLEKYGL; encoded by the coding sequence ATGAGTGCTGAGCAGACCACCGACGTCATTGTTATCGGAGCCGGCGCGGTGGGCGAAAACGCTGCCGCGCGCGTGATTCAGGGAGGACTTTCCGCCATACTCGTGGAGTCGGAGCTGGTGGGCGGCGAGTGTTCCTACTGGGCCTGCATGCCGTCGAAGGCACTGCTGCGTCCCGGTTCCGCCTTGCACGCCGCACGCGCGGTCGCCGGCTCGCGTGAAGCAGTCACCGGCACTCTTGATGCACAGGAGGTACTCGCCCGCCGCGACGAATTCACATCGCACTGGGATGATTCCTCGCAGGTCGAGTGGGTGGAAAACACGGGCATCGCGCTGGTCCGCGGCCATGCCCGCCTCACCGGTGAGCGGCGCGTCGAGGTGACCACTGACGACGGCGCGACCACCTTGAGTGCGCGCCACGCCGTGGTTCTCGCTACCGGATCCACGCCGACGGTGCCTCCCATCGACGGTCTTGACGGTCTCGACTTCTGGGGTACGCGGGAAGCGACGTCCGCCAAGGAAGTGCCGGAATCGCTGACCGTACTGGGCGGGGGCGTATCGGGCACCGAACTGGCACAGGCCTACGCCCGGCTGGGTTCAGCGGTCACTCTGGTCGCCCGGAGCGCACTGCTAGGCAGCTACCCGGAGCCCGCAGCGCGGCTGGTACAGAAGGGACTGGAGCACGACGGCGTCACCCTCCACCTGAACACCGGTACGGAATCGGTCGCTTACGACGGCGGCCGCTTCCGCGTGAGCCTCGCCGGCGGAACCGTCGTGGAGTCAGAGAAACTGCTCGTCTCCACCGGGCGCCACCCTGCACTGACGGGCCTCGGCGTCGAGGAACTCGGGCTTGAGCCAAAGCACCTTGACACCGATGACTCCGGCCAGGTCAGTGGCCACCCGTGGCTCTATGCCGTGGGCGACGCCGCCGGCAAGGTGCTTCTCACCCACCAGGGGAAATACGAAGCACGGATGGCCGGCGATGCGATCGTTGCCCGCGCCAAGGGCGAGCTTCAGGGGCCGCCGGAGAGGTGGGGGCCGTTTGCAGCCACCGCCGATACCTATGCCGTCCCCCAGGTTGTCTTCACCGATCCGGAAATCGCCATGGCGGGCCGAACACTCGAGGCTGCCCGCAAGGACGGGCTGAACGTCAGCGAGACGTCGCTGGAACTGTCTGTTGCCGGATCTTCCCTCCACGCCGACGGCTACGCGGGCTGGGCGCAGATGGTGGTGGACGAGGACCGGTTGGTCCTGGTGGGCGTAACCTTCGCCGGACCGGACGTCGCCGAACTCCTGCACGCTGCGACCATCGCCATTGCCGGCGAGGTTCCGCTGCACCGCCTCTGGCATGCCGTACCCGCGTACCCCACAATCAGCGAAGTGTGGCTCCGGTTGCTTGAGAAGTACGGACTCTAG
- a CDS encoding 23S rRNA (pseudouridine(1915)-N(3))-methyltransferase RlmH, giving the protein MALRALAVGRKHEPWVAEGIARYEKRLKKPFDLSWQLIPHSAREGDTARDEESARLLERLGGKNATDYVFLLDERGKAVDSPTLAARLQQPLDNSRNVTLIIGGAYGVNPEVHQRADFVWSLSPLVFPHQLVRLILAEQLYRSQEIAGRRPYHHE; this is encoded by the coding sequence ATGGCATTACGCGCGCTGGCCGTCGGCCGGAAACACGAACCCTGGGTCGCCGAAGGCATTGCCCGCTACGAGAAGCGTTTGAAGAAGCCCTTTGACCTCTCCTGGCAGCTCATCCCGCATTCCGCCCGCGAAGGCGACACCGCTCGGGACGAGGAGTCGGCACGCCTCCTCGAGCGGCTTGGCGGGAAGAACGCTACCGATTACGTCTTCCTCCTCGATGAGCGGGGCAAGGCCGTGGACTCCCCCACACTCGCTGCCCGCCTCCAGCAGCCTCTCGACAACTCCCGTAACGTCACGCTGATCATCGGCGGAGCCTACGGCGTCAATCCTGAGGTGCACCAGCGCGCCGACTTTGTCTGGTCTCTCTCACCGCTCGTCTTCCCGCACCAGCTGGTCCGACTCATCCTGGCCGAGCAGCTCTACCGGTCCCAGGAAATTGCAGGGCGCCGCCCGTACCATCACGAGTAA
- a CDS encoding pyridoxamine 5'-phosphate oxidase family protein, with translation MNEQQNGLKEIAKIVKDADIAILTTVNAQGQLVSRPLAVQEAEFDGDLWFFTDDPSPKADEIRANPQVNVSISSGKGYLSVAGTATLTKDRAKIDELWSSSVKPWFDGKDDPSVALIKVDAHTAEYWSLDTPRVVAAFEIAKGMVTGERPDPGKNDVVDL, from the coding sequence ATGAATGAGCAGCAGAACGGCCTGAAGGAGATCGCCAAGATCGTGAAGGACGCTGATATCGCGATCCTTACCACTGTGAACGCGCAGGGTCAGCTGGTCAGCCGGCCGCTGGCGGTGCAGGAGGCGGAGTTCGACGGCGATCTGTGGTTCTTCACGGATGACCCTTCCCCGAAGGCGGACGAGATCCGCGCCAACCCGCAGGTCAACGTCTCAATCAGCAGCGGCAAGGGCTACCTGTCGGTAGCGGGGACGGCCACGCTGACGAAGGATCGCGCGAAGATTGATGAGCTGTGGAGCTCTTCGGTCAAGCCGTGGTTCGACGGCAAGGATGATCCGTCTGTTGCCCTCATCAAGGTGGACGCCCATACCGCTGAATACTGGTCCCTTGATACTCCGCGGGTAGTGGCTGCTTTCGAGATTGCCAAGGGCATGGTCACCGGCGAGCGCCCTGATCCGGGGAAGAACGACGTCGTCGACCTCTAA
- the tadA gene encoding tRNA adenosine(34) deaminase TadA: MSAHPAPVQRDHAAWMELALQAARQAGETADVPIGAVVVGSDGTVLGTGWNEREATGDPTAHAEVLAIRRAAAALGAWRLEGCTLVVTLEPCSMCAGASVLARIPRVVFGAWDEKAGAAGSVFDVLRERRLNHWTEVFPGVREDECGALLKEFFAIRRR, from the coding sequence ATGTCCGCTCACCCCGCCCCCGTACAGCGGGACCATGCCGCGTGGATGGAGCTGGCACTGCAGGCGGCCCGGCAGGCAGGCGAGACGGCGGACGTGCCGATTGGCGCCGTCGTCGTCGGTTCTGACGGAACGGTGCTGGGCACCGGCTGGAATGAGCGTGAGGCAACCGGCGATCCCACCGCCCACGCGGAAGTATTGGCTATCCGGCGGGCGGCTGCAGCACTGGGCGCCTGGCGGCTGGAGGGCTGCACGCTGGTGGTGACGCTCGAGCCGTGTTCTATGTGCGCGGGAGCGAGCGTACTGGCGCGGATTCCACGGGTGGTCTTCGGCGCCTGGGATGAGAAGGCGGGCGCCGCCGGGTCAGTGTTTGATGTGCTGCGAGAGCGCCGGCTGAACCACTGGACCGAGGTTTTTCCCGGCGTCCGTGAGGACGAGTGCGGCGCCCTGTTGAAGGAGTTCTTCGCTATTCGCAGGCGCTGA
- a CDS encoding DUF4232 domain-containing protein, translating to MTTRVHAPRLLAAAVALGTLALTGCASGGPAAEETSPASSASAEPTAGAEPTAGAEPTPSESTSESASGSASAEPSESGEPTPSASPDASPTASPADGVCTADMLSAVLETEMGGGAAGSVYRQIIFTNTAEEECEITGYPGVSYVDAAGNQVGAPAERESAESAEVILAPGESALAPVKQTNAQNYGADCQLTDVAGLRVYPPNDTESLVVDQAGSACAAEDIVLMTVAPTKPLSP from the coding sequence ATGACTACCCGCGTCCACGCTCCCCGTCTGCTCGCCGCCGCCGTCGCTCTTGGCACGCTCGCCCTGACGGGTTGCGCCTCGGGTGGGCCGGCAGCAGAGGAGACCAGTCCGGCGTCGTCGGCGAGCGCGGAGCCGACGGCGGGAGCTGAGCCGACGGCGGGAGCTGAGCCGACGCCTTCGGAATCGACCTCGGAATCGGCCTCGGGGTCCGCCTCCGCAGAGCCCTCAGAGAGCGGCGAGCCCACTCCATCCGCCTCGCCGGATGCGAGCCCGACGGCTTCCCCTGCGGACGGCGTCTGCACTGCCGACATGCTCAGCGCCGTCCTCGAAACCGAAATGGGCGGCGGCGCCGCGGGCAGCGTCTATCGCCAGATCATCTTTACCAACACGGCGGAAGAAGAATGCGAAATCACCGGCTATCCGGGCGTCTCCTACGTGGATGCTGCCGGCAACCAGGTGGGCGCGCCCGCCGAACGCGAGTCTGCGGAATCCGCCGAGGTGATCCTGGCGCCGGGCGAATCCGCTCTTGCACCCGTCAAGCAGACAAACGCACAGAACTACGGCGCGGACTGCCAGCTGACGGACGTTGCGGGCCTGCGTGTATACCCGCCGAATGACACCGAGTCGCTGGTCGTGGATCAGGCAGGCTCGGCGTGCGCGGCTGAGGACATCGTGCTCATGACGGTCGCTCCCACGAAACCGCTGTCCCCCTAA
- a CDS encoding SixA phosphatase family protein encodes MSSHHLKRLMLLRHAKSDWHSDVPDHERPLSGRGHRDAPLIGRWMVEHDALPDLILTSTALRARQTCIWVCQELGEKAPTPRLEPKLYAATATEMLTVINQVPETATSVLVIGHLPGIQNLAMRLASVDSEEDAVVDLATHYPSAGLTVLSHAGEWGELDGRDAEVKNFVVRRA; translated from the coding sequence ATGTCCTCCCACCATCTGAAGCGCCTCATGCTCTTGCGGCACGCCAAGTCGGACTGGCATTCGGATGTGCCAGACCACGAGCGGCCACTCAGCGGACGGGGTCATCGGGACGCGCCCCTGATTGGGCGCTGGATGGTGGAGCACGACGCCCTTCCGGACCTCATTCTCACGTCCACCGCGCTGCGCGCGCGGCAGACCTGCATCTGGGTATGCCAGGAACTGGGGGAGAAGGCCCCCACTCCACGGCTCGAGCCGAAGCTCTATGCGGCAACCGCCACGGAGATGCTCACGGTGATCAACCAGGTGCCTGAGACTGCGACGAGCGTCCTGGTGATCGGGCACCTGCCCGGGATCCAGAACCTGGCCATGCGGCTCGCGTCGGTGGACTCCGAAGAGGACGCTGTGGTTGATCTTGCCACCCATTATCCGTCGGCGGGACTCACCGTCCTCAGCCATGCCGGCGAGTGGGGGGAGCTGGATGGGCGCGACGCCGAGGTCAAGAACTTCGTGGTCCGACGCGCCTAG